CAGTACATCTGCGCCTAGTCTTATGGCTTCATCAATTGCCACTAAATATATATCACTAAAAGTAGTTGCATATATTGGGTCATTTGAGAATACTTTCATAGCTAGTAATTGGGATTCTGGAGCTACCCCTTTAATTCCACCATTTTCAGTATCTCCATTTGCTCCTGCAGTACCAGCCACATGCATACCATGCATTGAAGCATCTGGACCTAAATCTAATATTTCATTATTTAAATCATAATAGTTATATCCATAAGGAACTTTCTCAGTATAATATCTACCAAGTAAATTCTTGCCTACTAATGATTCAGTTGTAAGTCTTGGAAGAGTTTCTTCGCTTAATACCATATCTCTATGGCTTGGATCAATACCAGTGTCTATAATAGCTACAACAGTACCTTCCCCTTTATAACCCAAATCCCAAGTTGGCAATGATCCAATCATATCATGGGATGTGTCCATGTCAGGTTTTATTTCTGGTCTATTATATTCATTTGATATATAAACCTTGTTAACTTGAGGTAATGATTCGATTACTTTAATATCCTCAAACTTAACCTTACCACTAAATCCGTTAAAAGCAGTATTAAAGCTGTTTATAAACTCCATATCTACTTTTTTGGATAAAATTGCATTTTTAAGACCCTCTTGCTCTTTCATTATTTGGTTTTCAATACTATTTAGTGAAGTCTTTGACATTTCGCCATAGCTCATATTTCTTTCTGTAGCATAGACTATTGATGGATCAGATTTTAATTCTACAATAATCCTTACCTCATCATCATCATTGAAAGATTCCCCTAGCTTATCTTCTAGCTTTACTCTTTCCTCTTCTAATTTTGGTTGGAATTTCTCAATAATACGCTCTAATTCTTTTACCTGAGACATACTTGTGTTTTCCATGTTTTCTGCAAAGGTAAATCCAGGTATTATTAGAGTCAATACAAGTAATAATGCTAAAAATCTACTCATTCTCTTCAAATTACTTCCTCCCTTGATTTTTTATTTTTATACTTTGAAATTGATATATCAACCTATCCTAAGGAAGCCTTAGGATAGGTTAACTTTGGGTTAGTTGTTATGGTCGCACTAGTACTACATCTGTAAATGTGTGCAATATATTGGCACCAGTAGCATCATAGATTCTTATTGTTACTGTGTTATATTGTGCAGGGTCATAGAATATCAATCCAGCTCGCTCATTTAAGTTAACTATTGAAGTTTGTGTTATATTTACAGTACCACCATCATCATCAGATAAGTGATATACTACATCAAACTTAGCAGCACCTTCTACGTTCTGCACTACTACAGACACATTACCAAAGGTAGGTATAAAACCTGGGTGATATGTTGCAGTTATTTGTGCATTTGGATTTTGTGGGTCTTCTTTTTCTACTAAACTAGCCATTGCAGTAGTTAATACTGATAATGCATCATCAACTTCTATTTGAGTTGCGTCTACATTAGCATTCACTTCTATAGCTGTTGTTAAAGCTGCTGAGAATGGTGCCCATGATTCAGGAGTATAATCTTCTTCAAGCTTTTCATTTGCTGTAGCTATTGCTGCTGCTAATTCAGTTTTATCTACTTCTGGGTCTGGGTCCACTGGTTCTACTAATACTAAACCAGTCATTGAAGTTGTCAATTCTGATAATGCACTGTTAACCTGTTCTTGAGTTGCATCTACATTTACATTTACTTCTATTGCTGATGTTAGAGCTACTGAGAATGGAGCCCATGTTTCTTCTGTATAATCATCTTCATTTAAAGCTTGTGCTTCAACTATTTTTGCTACTAGTTCAGTTCTATCTACTTCTGGGTCTTCTGGCTTTAGCTCTAGGTCTGCCATTGCATCTGACAATGCTGATAATGCTTCATCAACTTCTGTTTGTGTTGCATCTTCATCATCTCTGACTTCTTCAGCTGCTACTAAAGCTACTGAGAATGGTGCCCATGATTCAGGAGTATAAGCTTCTTCAACCTTTTCATTGGCTAAAGCTATCTTTGCTATTAAAGCTGATTTGTCTACTTCTGGGTCTGGCTCTTCTATTATTGTTATTCTTCCTAGTGCAAATTCTCTTATCTCATTCTTTGCAATTTTAAATACTACTTCTACTTGAAATTCTTTTCCTAATACCTTTTCAGGTATTGTCCAAGTTCCAGTATATCTACCATCTATTTCAGTCATATCTATTCTATAATTACTAGTTGTTAATGTATCGAGTGAATTTTCAAATGGGAGAAGTACACTAAAATATCCTTCCCCACCAGTAGGTGCATTAAAGCTTACCTCTAATACCTCTCCAGCTCTTAATGTTTGATTTACACTAGGCATAATATTGGTAAGTTTTGGAACCACTGGTTCTTCTACTCCTTCTAAGTTATCCATTGCAGTTGTTAATGCCGATAATGCACCATCAACCTCTTCTTGAGTAGCTTCTGTATCATTATTTACTACTATTGCCTCAACTAAAGCGGCTGAGAATGGTAACCATGATTCAGGAGTATAATCTGCTTCAATTTTAGTATTCGCTTCAGTTACCTTTGCTGCTAATTCTGTTTTATCCACTTCTATTGGATCTGGATCTTCAGGGTCTGTTGGGTCTACTAATACTAAACCAGCCATTGCAGTTGTTAATTTCAACAATGCTGCATCCACTTCTCCCTGTGTAGCTTCTTCATCATTATTTACTACTATTGCTTCACCTAAGGCTATTTCAAATGGTCCCCATGTTTCTGGAGTATAATCTTCTTTATATACATCTTCTGCAACAGTTATTTTTGCACTTAATGCTGATTTGTTTACTATTGTTGGATCTGGATTTTGTGGTTCAGCTGCCTTTATCTCTATAGTATAAGTTGCTGTCTTCCCTCCAACTGTTACTGTCAATATTTGACTAGTTACTGCCACTTTGCTGTCAAATCCTGTTACATTAACTAGAGTTATTGTTTCTATTTTTTTACTACCATTACTGTATGCTCCTTCTATTACTAATCCAGTAATATCAAGACTATCCCCTACTGTATAGACTAACTTAGTTGCAGGAACTTTAATTGATATACTGCTTAATGTAACTGGTGTTGGTGTTGGTGTTGGCGTTGGTGTTACAGTTCCGCCGCCCCCACCACCATATCCACCTGATGAAGTAGAAGGTGCTGAAGTAGTTGTTTTCTCTTCATCTATGGTTATATCTTGGCTAAGTTTAGTAAGATTAGCTATTGATGTACCTTTTTTTATAACAAGGTTTACCTTTCCATCTAATTCCGCTAACTTTATTTGACTTCCTTTTATTAGTTCTATCTTTGCTTGCCTGAAAGTTCTTAATGATTCAACCGTTGTATTTTCCAATACGACTCTTACTAGCCCTTGATGTTTATCTACTAATAACTTATTAATCTTAGAATCTTTAATAACTATACTATTAGCTCCTCCACCCTTGACGCTTACTTCACCCTTTACCACTACATTGTCAAGAGTAATATCTCCTTCTCCTATGCCTTCTGTTAAGTACAAATTCCCTTCTATTGTCATATCTTTCAATACTACGCCTGCTGTATTTACTACAAGATTTGTATTTATGTCTTTACTTAATGTACCACTTACATTAACTATTTCCCCTGAAACACTATGCAAGATCTTTACTACCTCAGCCCTTGTAATCTCAGCCTCTGGTCTAAAAGTTCCATCAGGATATCCATTGATAAATCCAGTTTTCCTTAATCCCCCAATAACTCCTTTAAGTTCTTCAGGTAAAGTTAAACTATCAATAAAATAATCAGATGCAGCTATATCTTCCTCTATATCAAATACAATACCAATTATCCTAGCAACTTCTCCCCTGGTAATATTCTCAACAGCATTTAGTGATACTGCTGGAAGTATATAATTAGCTGCAAGGCCTTTTTGCACCTCTTTGTAATACCAATCTGTGGTACTTACATCAATAAAGGTTACCTCACTTTCATTAGTAAATCCCATTATGCCATTAATGACCTTATAAAATTCAGATTTACTCATGTTGTTAGTAGGTCTAAATGTTCCATCTGGATAACCTGAAATAATCATCTTATCCTTCATGTACTTAATCTCATTCTTCGCCCAATTGCTCTCGTAGTCGTTAGATTGTCCAATTGCAACATTCATACTTGACATAATCAATACAAAAGCAATTAATAGTGATAAAAATCTTCTCATCCAAATACTCCTCCTTAATAAAGTTTTTAGCTTGCTCTTTTTTATATAATAGTCTTAAACTTGTACCCAAGTCTACAAGCGATTTCCGACAGATTACATTCATGTCATCAATTGTCAATAGCCCATTAACTCAATATATTCTTTGATAACTATAGGTAATTATAGCCAACCCCTTGGATTTTATACACTAATCTTTATGCATATAAAGTCTTATTCATTTACTTAAGAAATATGTAGTTTGTAGTTTAAAAACAGAATTATCTGTCAATTTGTTGATTAATTTTTGGTAATATTTTTTATAACTAATTCAAAACTCTACTTTTATTGTGGCTCCCCAGTTGTTTTAAGGGGATTTTGTCTTACAATGAGTTTTCCCGGGAAATATAGTAGATTTTGTTGGATTTAATCATAGTAAAATTTCCCTATGAATTCTATTTATTTAATGTAAGGAGGTGATAGAATGGCAATTCAAACTATAAAGGAAAAGATGACATTAAAACTTGAGCTTGATGGGGGAATCGTAGCTGGAAAGCAAAAAGTTGATTCAAAATCTTTTTCACAAATTAAGACTACAGCTGTAGATGAAGATTTATACAATACAGCTACTGCATTATCTGGTCTGCAAGAAAAAAACTTGCTAAAAGTGAAAAAAATTGAAACAACTGACTTAATTAGTGAGTAGTAAAGGTGATAGGTCCTTCCATCTGTCAGATTAGCAGATGAGGTATCTACCTTTTGGAGAAAGGTGGTGAAAAAATGAATAAGACTAAATTGGAAATGGAGTTTTTAGATGCAGCTAACAAGAAATTTGTAATTAGCTTAGATGACCCTAGATCAGATATCACTCCTGAAGAAGTTGGAGATGCTATGGACACTATAGTTTCTTACAATGTATTCGCTTCCTCTTTGCAAGACTTAGTAGTAGCTAAAGAGGCTAGAATAGTAGCAACAGCAGTAAGCACATTAGAAATATAGTGGGACACAGGGACAGGAGTACTGTCCCTTTTTTAATATTATAAGGTGGTGATAAAGTGGATGAAATATATTCAAGTGTAGCTAATCTTGGTTTTCCTATTGTTATATCAATATACTTATTGGTACGAATAGAAGGAAAACTAAATCAGCTATCAGAGAGTATCATTGAATTATCTAAGACCATAGCAGCCAGTAAATAGACATGAGAAAGGGACAGTTCAGATTACTGTCCCTTTCTCATCTTCTCCAATGCATTGCCCTTTATATTCACTACAGTCCTATAGGATATCCCTAGTTTATCTGCAATATCTTGAATTCCCATATTTTTTATATAATAAAGCGATATTATTTCTCTTTGCCTATCAGTTAGTTTATATAATGCTTTCACTAATTTCTTATTATCTTCTTTAACTATGATAGATTCCAATATATCCTGTTCTTCAGATACTAATAGATCCAGTATCTCTGTTTCTCCATCAGCAATGGTTTCATTTAGACTAGTATGAATCTTTATCTTGTGTTTATCTAAATACAAATATCTAAGCATTGTCTTTACATATCCTAAGAAATATACTCCTTTAGTAGAATCATAATCATTGATACACTCTAATATCTTTATATTTCCATCCTGGATCAAATCCTCATATTCATTTCCCTTGTTAAAATACTTCCTAATGGAACTAAGTATTAAAGGCTGCAATCTTTTAATTATCTTCTCTTTTGCTTCCATATCTCCCACTCTAGCTTTCTCAAATAATTCATTAAACATATATCCATCTCCTTTATACTGGATTCCTCCCAAACTTTATAAATCCAATATATAAAATTATGGAGAATAAGGAAAAATCGGAGTTTACTTAAGTCTTGAAGTTAAATCTCTGGACTATACAAAAGTCCACAAAATTTTAAATGGACTTGCAAAGGAACATCTGTTCTGTTATTATAAGTCTAAGAGTTGAAATAATTTTGGGAATAGAAAAGGAGGTAGCTATGGAGAAAATATTTAATGGAGAACTTATGGCGTTCATACCACAATATGTAGAGGACAGGGGTAACTGTACTATTGTATATAGAAAAAATATGGAGCCAAATATAATTGAAAAAACCTTAAAAACTGTTATTCGCTCAATTGGAAAATACTATATGATAGATTTGAATGAAGCAAAGAAAAGATATAGACTTCTTGTTTCATCACCAAATTTAGTACCTATTCCCTTGAGCAAACAAGATGTATTTGTACCTATTAAGGTTAGAGTACCAATATGCAAAGGAGACGGAGCCTTTGGATATATAAATCTAAGATATATTGACAAGATTAAAAAAGAAAAGAAAAACACAATAGTTCTTCTATCAGATGGAACAAATTTAAAATGTCTAAGTAGCCTAGCTACAGTGAAAAATCATATAAGAAATGGGAATATAGTCAGCAAATGCTATGAGAATAGATCTATGAGGGTTTGTGAAAATGAGGAAATCTATAATGCCATGCTCCCAGCTACAAAAGCTGATATAGCTATGCTTAGACAAGAGTTACAAAGCAAAATCACCTAAAACTTTAGTCTTAGGTGATTTTATTTACTATTTATTTTGCTAGTTCTTCATCATAGTTTAAAATGGTGTTTGAACGACTGTCTGCCAGTTTTGGAACAAATACAGCAAACAGTATTGCTGCAATTATACCAATTACATATGATATAGCATAGCTTTCAGGTGCTAAACCAAACAATCCACCTATTCTAGATTCAAGCCCCAATCCAATACTTTCATGACAGATATACGCCGTTACTATGAATGTGTAGAAAGTACCTGGTAACAAGGTCATAAAATAATTTTTTCCAGCTGTCTTAAGATAAACAGAAATCATAGCAAGAGCAAATACTGCTACTAATTGATTTGTAAATCCAAAGTACCTCCACAGTAGGTTGAATCCACCTGGTGATAGTTTCGCGTACATAAGTATAAATACTGCAGGAATAAATATAATCAAGGATAAGCCTACCCTCTTCTTAGCATCTTTTTGATCTATGTTAAATTGTTCAGCTATCATAAGTCTTAATGCTCTAAATGCAGTATCTCCTGAAGTAATAGGTAATACTATAACTCCTGCTATTGCTATTAATCCACCTATACTTCCCATGAATTCTCTTGATATGATACCTACCATTGATGTAGCACCTGTAGTAAGTGCTGTACCTCTTCCAAATAGTACCATTGCTCCAGCAGCCCATACCATAGCAATCAATCCTTCAATTATCATCGTGGAATAGAATGTGCCGCGGCCTTCCTTCTCTGATTTAACTGTTCTTGATATAAGAGTTGCCTGACTTCCATGGAATCCTGACATTATACCACATGCTACAGTAATGAAGAATACAGGTATAAAGTTTTGTCCTGTTGGATGTTGGAATAATAATCCCTTTGGAAGACTTGTAAAACTTGCTCCTCCATCCATTAAAACTCCAGCAAGAACTCCAATAGCTGAAACAATTAAGACTCCTCCAAATACTGGATATACACGACCTATAATTTGATCTATAGGGAAGATCGTAGATATTATATAATAGCCTAATATGATTGCATAAACGATCCAAATAACACTGCTGTTAACATCCATATCTAGAATATCCCCAACTATTAAATCTCCAGGAGTATAGATAAATACAACTCCTACCAACAGCATAAGTAACCATATGATAACTGTATATACTTTAGTGATGCCATCACCAAGGTATTTCTTAATCATCTTTGGAACCTGAGCTCCTTTGTTTCTCATGGATATCATACCTATGAAATAGTCATGAGTAGCTCCTGCCAGTACACATCCTAAAGGTATTGTAATAAATGCTATAGGTCCAAATAAAATTCCTTGAATTGGTCCTAAGATAGGTCCTGTACCTGCAATGTTAAGTAATTCAATAAGCTTGTTTTTCCAAGGCTTCATTGCTACATAATCTACACCATCTGCCATTGTTACAGCTGGTGTTAGTCTGTCATCTGGAGCAAACACCTTTTCACAGTATCGTCCATAAATTTCACCACCAACAATTAAAATTATTAGTCCAATAATAAATGTTGTCACTATGATCCCTCCTAGCATATTTTGGATAAATCATATCATAATATTCGGAAAATTATCCCTATCTTGGAGTGAAGTGTATATTAAATGGTGTGAAATGTATATAAATGAGAATCAAATCTTTAGTAGTTCCTTTAAATCCTTGATTTTATTTCTACTTACTGATAATACTTCATCTTCAAAATATTTCATTCTCACACAATAGCTGTTGTTAAACCATGGGTATATTTCCATGATATATTTAGTATTCACAAGATAACTTTTTTGTATCCTAAAGAAACCATTGGATTTCAGCTTGTCTTCAAATACCTTCAGTGGAGTATTATCCACATACTTATCATTCATAGTATGGATAATGCAGTTCTTATTTTGAGATTCAATATAGATAATTGAAGAAACATCCACAAGAATTATCTTTCTGTCAATATTTATAGGTATCCTCGTAAGTTTCTTAGCTTTTGCATTTATTTCAAGCTCATGCTTTTTATTATATTTGTCCACCATTAGCTTAACCTTCTCTTCAGAAAAAGGCTTGAGAAGATAATCTAGAGCCTCTACTGCGAAAGCATCTTCAGCATGATTATTATAAGCAGTTGCAAAAACTATTTCCGCCTTAGGAAGTAGCTTTCTTGCTGTGGAAGCAAGGGTGATTCCACTAATATCTCCCAAGTTTATATCTATACATAGTAAGTCAAAGGACTGCTGAGATATCATATTTAAAGCACTTTCACCATTTGAAGCCTCCACAATATCTGCATGAGGCAAAACTTTGCTAATAAGGTATTTCAACTCACTTCTTGCAGGTTTTTCATCATCAATTATAGCTATTTTCATTTTATCAGTCTCCTATCCAGCCTGATATAATCATAGGCTAATTTTTAACTATACTAATATTTACTCTTGTCCCTGATGGAGTAGATACAATATCTAGCCCATTGGAAGATCCATACATATAGCAAAGTCTCTTGTGTACATTTGAAAGACCAATATTATTGTGCCCAGTGGTGTTGTTCTTTAATCCTTGGATAATGTCATCTGATATTCCATGTCCATTATCACTTACAGAAATAAGAAAATCTCTTTCTCTTTCCCTAACTTCGATATCTACCTTACCAATATTCTTGCTCATTGCACCATGGAAAACTGCATTTTCAACTATGGGTTGGACAATTAGACAAGGAACCTTACAATCTAATCCTTCAGGTAACTTTATTGAGATTTCTAACCTTTCATCAAATCTTGCTTTTACCAACTGTAGAAATGCTTTTACATATTCCATTTCTTCATATATACTTACCAGTGCATCCTTAGTCTTTATTGAATTCCTAAAATATGTAGCAAGAGCGATAAGTAGCTCCCTTGCCTCATTTGGTTTTTCTCTTACGAAGGAGCTAATAGTATTTAAAGAGTTAAAAATAAAATGAGGGTTAATTTGTGATTGTAATGCTTTGTACTCAGCCTTTACTAGTAATCCCTTCTGTCTTTCCATATCGGCAAGTTCGTACTGTGTAGAAAGCAATTTACCTAGTCCATCTGCAAATAAAATCTGTGAGTCATATGAAATCCTATACTTTTTCGAAAATATAATCATGGATCCAAATACCTTGTTGCTTTTAATCAAAGGAACAGCTATAGCTATCATATGCTTAAGTGGTTCGTAGAAAATATCCTCCTCTTTAGCATTTTCTGCAACTATTACTTCCTTTTTTTCAAAGACCAATTGGGTAATATCAGGTAAAGGATTTTTATTAGGTAAAAGATTTATATCTCCATTTATGCTAATTATTTCCTCTGTATTGGTAATTACCACTGCAAGATCATTTGAAAAATCCAGAATAATTTCCCCTATATTATTGCAATTTTTCTCATTATATTCACCCGTCTGCAAAATTGGTAAGCATTTGTGAGTTATTTCAAAAGTAAGATTTACCTTTTTCCCAATCTTTTGTTCCTGCTCCGTTATGATGTTTTTAAAAACACCAACAAATAGAACCATTCCTATGGAATTGAATATTGTCATAGGTAAAAATATATTTTTTACCAATAAAAATGCCTCATCAAATGGCCTTGAAATTAACAAAATAATTAACATCTGAAGGCTTTCAACTACAAAAGTGATTAAAAATAATTCTGAACTGTTATATTTATTTTCCTTAATATGTCTTGAGACCATTGCCCCAATTAAACCACCTAAAAATGTAGATATAGTGCAAGCAATAGTTGAAAATCCACTAATGTCTATGATAAATCTATGGATACCTGCAATTGTGCCAGTGACAATCCCAACAAGGGGCCCCCCTATAAAACTACTGGCCATTACACCTATGACTCTAGTATTTGCTATAGCACCACTGATGGCATAACCAGTATAGTTTGATATTATACCTATGGATGAAAAAATGATAATTAACAATAACTGATCCTTTATAGACTCATTTTCATATACGATTATTCTTCGTACAGCCTTAATCCTAGCCAGTACCTGAGCTAATAGGATCAATAATCCAATATTCACCAGCATTGCCTTGAAGATTTCTATATTCATTTTATCACCTTCTTTCTGGGACAGAGGGACAGGAGTTGTGTCCCACTTTCTTATTCCTTGCTTAATATACTAGTTTCTATTGCAATTGTAAGTCCCTTTACAATATAGTCTAAGGACATGCTAGGAGCCATTCCTTTGTTGATTACTTGCTCTGGAATATATGGTATATGGATAAACCCACCTACTATATTGTTATATTTCTTGTCAATATTATAAAGCAAGCTATACATAATATGATTACAGACATAAGTACCAGCTGAATTAGATATTTCACAAGGGATTTTATTTTCCTTTAATTTATTTAATATTGCTTTAATAGGTAAAGTTGAAAAATATCCTACATCTCCACCTTTAACTATGGTCTCGTCAAGAGGTTGATTACCTCCATTATCTGCTATTCCTGCATCATCAATATTGATGGCCACCCTTTCGATACTAATCTTATCTCTCCCACCTGCTTGCCCCACACAAATAACTATATCTGGATCTTCCTTTTCCAAGGCTATCTCCAATATTTCTCTAGACTTTCCAAATACTGTAGGCAATTCTAGTTTAACTATTTTAGCTCCTAATAACTCATCTTTTAGCATCTTTACTGCCTCAAGAGCTGGATTTACCTCTTCTCCTCCAAAGGGCTCAAACCCTGTAACTAATACCTTCATAATATCTCTCCTCTCATTTCTATAATATCCACTTTATAATTTGATTTATCAATTTTTAGATTGAACTTTCTTATTTCATTAAATTCAAAGCTATTATCCTTAACAATAGATTTAATTTCCTTAAATCTATTTTCATATTCCCTATATAATCTATGGGCTTCTTTCAGGGAAATAGCTGTAAAATTAATAGAATCACCCGGCCTCATTTGGGCTAATACGCTTAGGTCTGGAGTAATGACTGTAGCAATCTTAGTATATCCTCCAGTAGTAGCCCTATCAGCCATCATAATAATTGGAAATCCATGACCCGGCACTTGTATTGAACCAAAGACTATACCATCAGAAATAATATCCGCTCCTGAAATATGCTCAATTTGTGGTCCATTTAGTCTATATCCCATTCTATCAGCCTGGGAACTGATGGTATATTTTGAAGATAAAAAAGTCTCAATTCCCTTTTTTGTAAAGTAATCATCCTGAGGACCCATGATTACCCTAATTTCCTTTTCCTTGCCATATAGAGGTATAAATGAAGATGCTAAATAAGAACCTGTATTACTTAACTCCCCATTGCCTAAATTAATCTCATCACCATTTTCCAATTTTCTCCCCTTATATCCACCTAATTTGCCTCTAGTAAAAGTTGATCTGCTAGCCATTATCTCAGGTATATCCAGTCCCCTACTAAAGGATATATAGGATCTAAAACCACTACTTGCAGGAGAGAAGCTAAGAATGTCTCCTTCCTTTACCTTTATACTAGTCCACTTTGGTATTGGCTCTCCGTTGATTCTAGGGCTCATATTTCCCCCAGTAATACTAATGATTTCATCGCAATCAAAGATAATCTCAGGTCCTAAAAAAGTACTCTCAAGAACTGCCGAATCCTCAGGATTTCCCACTAAAATATTTGCAACTCTACTGGCAAAATCATCCATAGATCCAGCTACAGATATACCAAATCCTTCATATCCCCATCTACCCTTATCTTGAACAGTAGTAAAAGTCCCTGATTTAATGATTCTAATCTTTGTCATAGACTTCACCATCCTTAATACTCCTCAAATATTCAACCTCACCAATAGGCACAAATCTCACATAATCCCCTGCCTTTAACAATACTGGAGGATTTTCTGTAGGATTATATAGACTAAGAGGACTCCACCCAATTAGCTGCCACCCTCCAGGACTATCTATTGGATAAATTCCAGTTTGCTTTCCTGCTATACCAACAGAACCAGCAGCTATATTAACTCTTGGTACCTCAAGTCTAGGAGTCTCTATCCTTTCACTCATACCACCTAAATATCCAAATCCTGGGGTAAAGCCTAGCATATAAACAAGATAATCTGTTGAACTGTGTATTTTTATTACATCTTCCACACTAAGATTATTATATTTAGCTACAAATTCAATATCTGGACCATATTTCCCACCATAAATAGTTGGAATCTCTATAATCCTAATATCTGTAGAGCTATAGTTAGCTATATCTTCTTCCATCTCTTTAATAGCATTAATCAATTCACTGTATTTCAATACCATAGGGTCATAGATTATCTGAACTGACCGATAGGTAGGAAGTATCCCTATTATACCCTCCATACCAATATTATCAATAGACTTAACCATGTTACGAACCTTAGTATTAATCTCTGGGCTAATACCATTACCAAATTCAACTATTACAGCCCTATCACCTGCAGGAATATATTTTGTACTTTCATACATCTTATCACCAGCTTCTATATAAATTCTCCAAGCTTCTTAACTTGGATTCCTGACTTAATTAAGTTCTCTTTAATATATCTTACAAAATCAACAGCCATAGGATTATCTCCATGAACACATATAGAATCAGCCACTATAGAAATTTCTTTACCATTAATAGTATCTACTGATCCTTCTAAGACCATCTTTTTAATCCTTTGAAAAGCCTCTTCTTTATCATGGATAAATGCACCGGGCAAGTTTCTATTAACTAAAGTCCCATCATCATTATATCCTCTATCTGCAAATACTTCTTGAGCAACCTTTAGCCCCTTTTCAGCTGCCCGTTTAGCTAAATAACTACCACTTAAAGCAAGAAGGATGATATCTTTGTCCACATCTAGTATTCCGTTGATGATTTCCTCAGCTATTTCTGCTTTCACAGATGCCATATTATAGAAAGCTCCGTGCAGCTTCATATGTTGAACCTTACCACCATTGGCCTTAGCAAAAG
This genomic interval from Tissierella sp. contains the following:
- a CDS encoding LytTR family DNA-binding domain-containing protein, whose product is MKIAIIDDEKPARSELKYLISKVLPHADIVEASNGESALNMISQQSFDLLCIDINLGDISGITLASTARKLLPKAEIVFATAYNNHAEDAFAVEALDYLLKPFSEEKVKLMVDKYNKKHELEINAKAKKLTRIPINIDRKIILVDVSSIIYIESQNKNCIIHTMNDKYVDNTPLKVFEDKLKSNGFFRIQKSYLVNTKYIMEIYPWFNNSYCVRMKYFEDEVLSVSRNKIKDLKELLKI
- a CDS encoding carbon starvation CstA family protein codes for the protein MTTFIIGLIILIVGGEIYGRYCEKVFAPDDRLTPAVTMADGVDYVAMKPWKNKLIELLNIAGTGPILGPIQGILFGPIAFITIPLGCVLAGATHDYFIGMISMRNKGAQVPKMIKKYLGDGITKVYTVIIWLLMLLVGVVFIYTPGDLIVGDILDMDVNSSVIWIVYAIILGYYIISTIFPIDQIIGRVYPVFGGVLIVSAIGVLAGVLMDGGASFTSLPKGLLFQHPTGQNFIPVFFITVACGIMSGFHGSQATLISRTVKSEKEGRGTFYSTMIIEGLIAMVWAAGAMVLFGRGTALTTGATSMVGIISREFMGSIGGLIAIAGVIVLPITSGDTAFRALRLMIAEQFNIDQKDAKKRVGLSLIIFIPAVFILMYAKLSPGGFNLLWRYFGFTNQLVAVFALAMISVYLKTAGKNYFMTLLPGTFYTFIVTAYICHESIGLGLESRIGGLFGLAPESYAISYVIGIIAAILFAVFVPKLADSRSNTILNYDEELAK
- a CDS encoding LytS/YhcK type 5TM receptor domain-containing protein, giving the protein MNIEIFKAMLVNIGLLILLAQVLARIKAVRRIIVYENESIKDQLLLIIIFSSIGIISNYTGYAISGAIANTRVIGVMASSFIGGPLVGIVTGTIAGIHRFIIDISGFSTIACTISTFLGGLIGAMVSRHIKENKYNSSELFLITFVVESLQMLIILLISRPFDEAFLLVKNIFLPMTIFNSIGMVLFVGVFKNIITEQEQKIGKKVNLTFEITHKCLPILQTGEYNEKNCNNIGEIILDFSNDLAVVITNTEEIISINGDINLLPNKNPLPDITQLVFEKKEVIVAENAKEEDIFYEPLKHMIAIAVPLIKSNKVFGSMIIFSKKYRISYDSQILFADGLGKLLSTQYELADMERQKGLLVKAEYKALQSQINPHFIFNSLNTISSFVREKPNEARELLIALATYFRNSIKTKDALVSIYEEMEYVKAFLQLVKARFDERLEISIKLPEGLDCKVPCLIVQPIVENAVFHGAMSKNIGKVDIEVRERERDFLISVSDNGHGISDDIIQGLKNNTTGHNNIGLSNVHKRLCYMYGSSNGLDIVSTPSGTRVNISIVKN
- the pcp gene encoding pyroglutamyl-peptidase I, translated to MKVLVTGFEPFGGEEVNPALEAVKMLKDELLGAKIVKLELPTVFGKSREILEIALEKEDPDIVICVGQAGGRDKISIERVAINIDDAGIADNGGNQPLDETIVKGGDVGYFSTLPIKAILNKLKENKIPCEISNSAGTYVCNHIMYSLLYNIDKKYNNIVGGFIHIPYIPEQVINKGMAPSMSLDYIVKGLTIAIETSILSKE
- a CDS encoding biotin-dependent carboxyltransferase family protein, giving the protein MTKIRIIKSGTFTTVQDKGRWGYEGFGISVAGSMDDFASRVANILVGNPEDSAVLESTFLGPEIIFDCDEIISITGGNMSPRINGEPIPKWTSIKVKEGDILSFSPASSGFRSYISFSRGLDIPEIMASRSTFTRGKLGGYKGRKLENGDEINLGNGELSNTGSYLASSFIPLYGKEKEIRVIMGPQDDYFTKKGIETFLSSKYTISSQADRMGYRLNGPQIEHISGADIISDGIVFGSIQVPGHGFPIIMMADRATTGGYTKIATVITPDLSVLAQMRPGDSINFTAISLKEAHRLYREYENRFKEIKSIVKDNSFEFNEIRKFNLKIDKSNYKVDIIEMRGEIL
- the pxpB gene encoding 5-oxoprolinase subunit PxpB; its protein translation is MYESTKYIPAGDRAVIVEFGNGISPEINTKVRNMVKSIDNIGMEGIIGILPTYRSVQIIYDPMVLKYSELINAIKEMEEDIANYSSTDIRIIEIPTIYGGKYGPDIEFVAKYNNLSVEDVIKIHSSTDYLVYMLGFTPGFGYLGGMSERIETPRLEVPRVNIAAGSVGIAGKQTGIYPIDSPGGWQLIGWSPLSLYNPTENPPVLLKAGDYVRFVPIGEVEYLRSIKDGEVYDKD